One genomic region from Branchiostoma lanceolatum isolate klBraLanc5 chromosome 7, klBraLanc5.hap2, whole genome shotgun sequence encodes:
- the LOC136438446 gene encoding trafficking protein particle complex subunit 2-like protein isoform X2 — translation MSGQRSSKMAVCVAVISKENYPLYIQTIPTEDDLKFHYTVHTSLDVVEEKINNVGKTTNDLRELYLGLLYPTEDYKVYGYVTNTKIKFVVVVESSNTALRDNEIRTMFRKLHNAYTDLVCNPFYTPGDRITSRVFEKVVNAMMLQDS, via the exons ATGAGCGGTCAAAGgtcatccaagatggcggtgtGTGTAGCAGTCATTTCTAAAGAG aactaCCCCCTGTACATCCAGACAATCCCCACAGAAGATGACCTGAAGTTCCACTACACGGTCCACACCTCGCTGGACGTCGTCGAGGAGAAAATCAACAACGTCGGCAAAACCACCAACGACCTGCGGGAGCTGTACCTGGGCCTgctgtaccctacagaggactataaagt GTACGGCTATGTGACCAACACAAAAATCAAGTTTGTGGTGGTCGTGGAGTCGTCCAACACAGCTCTCAGAGACAACGAGATCAGAACT ATGTTCCGGAAGTTGCACAACGCGTACACGGACTTGGTTTGCAACCCCTTCTACACCCCCGGGGACAGGATCACATCCAG GGTGTTTGAGAAGGTAGTGAATGCGATGATGCTGCAGGATAGCTGA
- the LOC136438446 gene encoding trafficking protein particle complex subunit 2-like protein isoform X1: MSGQRSSKMAVCVAVISKENYPLYIQTIPTEDDLKFHYTVHTSLDVVEEKINNVGKTTNDLRELYLGLLYPTEDYKVYGYVTNTKIKFVVVVESSNTALRDNEIRTMFRKLHNANLLCFPCRCSGSCTTRTRTWFATPSTPPGTGSHPGCLRR, from the exons ATGAGCGGTCAAAGgtcatccaagatggcggtgtGTGTAGCAGTCATTTCTAAAGAG aactaCCCCCTGTACATCCAGACAATCCCCACAGAAGATGACCTGAAGTTCCACTACACGGTCCACACCTCGCTGGACGTCGTCGAGGAGAAAATCAACAACGTCGGCAAAACCACCAACGACCTGCGGGAGCTGTACCTGGGCCTgctgtaccctacagaggactataaagt GTACGGCTATGTGACCAACACAAAAATCAAGTTTGTGGTGGTCGTGGAGTCGTCCAACACAGCTCTCAGAGACAACGAGATCAGAACT ATGTTCCGGAAGTTGCACAACGCTAATCTGCTGTGTTTCCCCTGCAGATGTTCCGGAAGTTGCACAACGCGTACACGGACTTGGTTTGCAACCCCTTCTACACCCCCGGGGACAGGATCACATCCAG GGTGTTTGAGAAGGTAG